From one Geoalkalibacter halelectricus genomic stretch:
- a CDS encoding TM2 domain-containing protein codes for MDTHSKLIGYVLWIFGFMGAHRFYYGRPISGTIYFFTLGLFFIGWIIDLFLIPSMDRSADLRFIAGPVDFNVAWVLLTFLGIFGIHRFYLGKWLTGLLYLLTGGLFLLGIIYDYWTLNTQISEVNGLRRA; via the coding sequence ATGGACACCCACAGCAAGCTCATCGGCTACGTTCTGTGGATTTTCGGCTTCATGGGCGCCCATCGCTTCTATTACGGGCGGCCCATCAGCGGTACCATTTACTTTTTCACCCTGGGGCTGTTTTTTATCGGCTGGATCATCGATTTGTTTTTGATCCCTTCCATGGATCGCAGCGCCGATCTGCGCTTCATCGCCGGACCGGTGGACTTCAACGTCGCCTGGGTTCTGCTCACGTTTCTCGGCATTTTCGGCATTCATCGCTTCTACCTCGGCAAGTGGCTCACCGGTTTGCTCTATCTGCTCACCGGCGGGCTGTTTCTTCTTGGCATCATTTACGACTATTGGACCCTCAACACCCAGATCAGCGAGGTGAACGGCTTGCGGCGCGCGTAA
- the odhB gene encoding 2-oxoglutarate dehydrogenase complex dihydrolipoyllysine-residue succinyltransferase has product MDVKVPEVGESVHEAQIAHWHKKDGEQVSEGDLLCELETDKISLELNADADGVLRIEVEEGETVKVGAVIATIEEGEEGANKKDEGQQEEEEEKGEKGEKGEKEEKEEKEPKEEKEEKEEKEEKEEKEEKEEKGAARKERDSGKKTAPPVAAGDREPPKSPAKDDQGRSTRRPMTNIRKRIAQRLLEARQQTAMLTTFNEADMSRVLALRKKHQESFEKRHGVKLGFMSFFVKASVEALKEFEEVNARIDGDDIVYHHFYDIGIAVGAEKGLVVPVLRDCEHLSFAEIEQQLAAYVEKIKNNKLEMSDLEGGTFTITNGGVYGSLNSTPILNPPQSAVLGMHAIQERPVVRDGEIVIRPMMNLALSYDHRIIDGRQAVGFLKRIKELVEEPEEMLLEM; this is encoded by the coding sequence ATGGACGTTAAAGTTCCCGAGGTTGGTGAGTCGGTCCACGAGGCCCAAATCGCCCACTGGCATAAAAAGGACGGAGAGCAGGTCAGTGAGGGTGATCTGCTCTGCGAGTTGGAAACCGACAAGATCTCCCTCGAACTCAACGCCGATGCCGATGGCGTCCTGCGCATCGAGGTCGAGGAGGGCGAAACGGTCAAGGTCGGCGCGGTGATCGCCACCATCGAAGAGGGCGAGGAAGGCGCGAACAAGAAAGACGAGGGCCAGCAGGAAGAAGAAGAGGAGAAGGGCGAGAAGGGCGAAAAGGGCGAGAAGGAGGAGAAGGAGGAGAAGGAGCCGAAGGAAGAAAAGGAAGAAAAGGAAGAAAAGGAAGAAAAGGAAGAAAAGGAAGAAAAGGAAGAAAAGGGCGCGGCCCGAAAGGAGCGCGACTCCGGAAAAAAAACCGCCCCGCCCGTCGCCGCGGGTGACCGGGAGCCGCCTAAGTCGCCCGCGAAGGACGACCAGGGACGCAGCACCCGTCGCCCCATGACCAACATTCGCAAGCGCATCGCTCAGCGCTTGCTCGAAGCGCGCCAGCAGACCGCCATGCTCACCACCTTCAACGAGGCCGACATGAGCCGCGTGCTGGCGCTGCGCAAAAAGCACCAGGAGAGTTTTGAGAAGCGCCATGGGGTCAAGCTTGGCTTCATGTCCTTTTTCGTCAAGGCCAGTGTCGAGGCGCTCAAGGAATTCGAAGAGGTCAATGCGCGCATCGACGGCGACGACATCGTTTATCATCATTTCTACGACATCGGCATCGCCGTGGGCGCGGAAAAGGGGCTGGTAGTGCCGGTGCTGCGCGACTGCGAGCATTTGAGCTTCGCCGAGATCGAGCAGCAGCTCGCCGCCTACGTCGAGAAAATCAAGAACAACAAACTGGAAATGAGCGATCTCGAAGGCGGCACCTTCACCATCACCAACGGCGGGGTGTACGGCTCCCTCAACTCGACCCCAATTCTCAACCCGCCGCAGAGCGCGGTGCTCGGCATGCACGCCATTCAGGAGCGCCCGGTGGTGCGCGACGGCGAAATCGTCATCCGACCGATGATGAATCTGGCCCTCTCTTACGATCACCGCATCATCGACGGGCGCCAGGCGGTGGGTTTTCTCAAGCGCATCAAGGAACTGGTCGAGGAGCCTGAAGAAATGCTGCTGGAGATGTAA